The Apium graveolens cultivar Ventura chromosome 3, ASM990537v1, whole genome shotgun sequence sequence TGTAAAGGATATTGGTGTTGCTGATAAAAGTAATGATGCTGCCACTCAAGTTTATAAAAGGATGAGGCCTAAACAGGGTCTTGATGCAACTAGTGGCAAGAGAACAACTTGGAGGACTGACACTTCTAAAGTGTTTGATGCAAACTCTGTTGAGGTTACAAGACAAGAGTCTGGATTGAGTAATAATATGGAGGATCAATGCAATGAACTGAGTGTCTCTGTTGATGAGACGGAGAAAAGCCAGTCTGAATTGACCAAAAATTTGGATGATCAGTGTAGAGAATTGAGTGTTTCTGCTGATGAGATTAACAGAAACCCGGTTAAGGTTTTAAGGCAAGTATCTCAAGTGAGTAAAAGTGTGGGTGAAAAGTGTAAGGAATTGAGTGTTTCTGTTGATGGAATTAAGAAGAGTTCGACTGAGAGTGCGACAAAAAGGTCTGACTGGAGCAAGAATTCGGATGAACAGGCTAAAGAATTGAGTGTATCTGCTGATGGAATCAAGAAAAGTCCAGCTAAGATGAAGAAGACAAGATCTGAGTTGAGTAGGGAGCTCAGTGTTTCTGTTGATGGAGTGGAGAAAAGTCCACCCGTTCGGAGTATGAGGACACGAGCTATGTCACAGAAAGAGTCCAAGGGACCTGATGATGGAATGGATAAGAGTTCACTGCAGTTGAGAAAGGTGAAATCTGCATCGAGTAAGGCGTCCAGTGTGAGAAATGAGAGTAATGCTGGACTGAGGAAGACAAGATCAGAGGCCGGTAAGGACTCGAATGTGCCTGCCGGTGGTAGCGAGGGGATTTCATCTCAATTGATCATATTTGAATCAAATTCGGATAAAATTGTCGGTGATTCTAGTAGAATTCTCTCTGCTGATGAAATTAGGAGGATGTCAATTGAATCAGAGGGATCGCAGTCCGAGTCCAGCGATCTTTTTGATGAGACAAAAAAGGTTCTTGATGTGTCTGCTGTAGCTCTCAAGAAGAGCCCTACAGGTATTGCTAAAAGTAATTGTAAGGAACTTATTGAGTATGAAGAAAAGACTATCACAAGCAATCTAGGTAATGCCGGTTCAATCAAATCTCCTCCTAACTTAGAGGTcactgatgatgaagatgaagatgattGGGATGAAGAATTAGAGGAGGAGTCTGAtgaggaaattgagactgaaaCAGTAAAGGAAAGCTTACTTGTGACAGAAATTGGCATTCCAGAACAGAAGGCCAAAAAGATTGAGGTTGAAGAAAAGAGAATTCAAGAAAGTAACTTAAAATCCGCTCCCACTTCAACAACAGTTAAGAAACAGACTACTACTGGTGCAATCCATCCCAGAATTGTCTCGAAACCCACAAAAACTGAACCAAGTAAGTTATTTTTTCTGCTTTGCTAATCCTCTTCTTAATTTTTACTTATCAATCCTTATTCCGAAAGTCAACAGTCCAGTGTCATAGATTTGATCGGTATCATTCTTGATTGTTCTTTTCTGTTTGCCATTTAGTTCCAGTTGCAGATGGATATTGTTCGGTGCCCAAGAGACACAGCAAACTGCAGAGTTTAGGTAAACTTTTGTTTTCAGTAATAAAGCCAATTATTATTCTTCTTTATTAAAGCACTTGGAATTTGAGCACAGATTAAATTATGCTTTGAATGTGATTTTCAGTTGATCTAGTCATGTGGAGAGATGCATCAAAATCAGCATTTATCTTTGGACTGGGAACTTTTGTCATAATGTCATCTTCTTACACCACAGATCTCAATATAAGGTCAGAATATTAATGCTTAAAGTATTTACTAATCCATATGTTTATTGCCTTGAAGATGTAAAAATTAGTTACTTTTAACTATTATTTTGTTCCGATGCAGAACTAACGAGTAATTTTTTTTCTGTTATTTGCATTTTTACAGCTTAATATCAGTACTTTCCTACGTGGGTCTTATTTATCTTGCCGTAACTTTTCTCTTCAGATCACTCAGACATCGGTATGTCATGCAAATCAGTAACTTATCAGTCATGTTACAATAATATGCCCAAATTACGTTGTAATAACTTTTTTTAATGTAATAACAGAGAGGTTATAGATGAAGATGAGACATGCCAAGAAAATGTTTTTGGGGTAGAAGAAGCAATGTGGTTACTAAAAATGTTCCTTCCATACATAAATGAGTTTCTCTTGAAACTGAGAGCTCTATTTTCTGGTGATCCAGCCACCACAATGAAGGTAAATTCTTTGCTTTCAGCCTTCTACTGTTTAGCTCCTTCCTTCTTCTATTTAATATGTGTGCATTTAAgtacataatttttaaaatttatcttttctCAATTGGTGACCGTTGGCTTAAATTGACAAATTGTGTGGCTGGCAGTTGGCAGTGTTGCTCTTTGTTTTAGCAAGGTGTGGCAGCTCCATTACTATATGGAAGATGGCCAAATTGGGTGAGTACTCCGAACACACACAAAAAAATATTAACTGTGAATTTGATTGCTCTTATTTTTCATTATGTAGTCACTCTTAATCAGAAGCCACTAAGGGCGGGCGCCTACACACACACAAAATGTCCCTAGGAATTAATTAAACAAACTTTGAAGCAAGTTCTATCTGAATAGAGTTGTATTATAAACAAACTGAAGATTGTAATACTAACTTTTTAAAGAAAATGCAAGTGTGCTTAAGTTTATTGTCCTTTTGCTTTATATCTTTAGTGAAGGAAGAGTATCTTTGCTTTTGAAATATGAAGATAATGTCGTATTCAACTTATGTGTCCTAAAATGAGATGTCAATTTGTCGCCACCACTGGACCCGTGTATGTGTCTTGTCTAGAAAAAATATACAAAGGGGATGAAGGATCTGCTACTCTTTCATCTTCACCTTTAATGTATTTGGAACTATAAGGTTTCTTCTAGTGAGAACACATAACTCCCAAGAACTCTGGAATGAAATGTTATTTAGAGTGTAGATTCGGAAACAAACCAAAACATTTATTCGAGTATGTAAGTTTTGTATGGTGTGTCATGTTAAGATATAAATATGGAGGGCTGATAACGTAACGCGTAAAATTTACCAGGACTAAAGGTTCATAAGCATATTTCTTGTCATTTCCTTTGGCAGCCAAATAAGATGCAAAGTGTACAATTGCTGAACATTCTTTTTTAATTGCAGGGTTCTTTGGAGCTTTCACCGTACCAAAAATTTGTTCTTCTTACTCTTCTCAACTGTCTGCATTTGGTAAGAAACATCTTTTTTAACTTTGAATACCATGCACATGCAATTTTTACTTGCTGCAGTTATGTACCCCTTTTCTGTTATGATACATGTACTTTACTGTTATTCAAGTAGACATTTACACAACTGCTAGATTCAATCAGCAGTGTATGTGAGTGTTAGTAGTAGCTCGGAATTGAATCATGCAGTGAAGTTAAGATCACTGCACCCATGGTCCCTTGTGTGGACCTAACTTTGGGAcacttgtgtgtgtgtgtgggtGTCTATTGTGGACTATGATGAAACACATAACAAACGGCTCTGTGATGAAGAAGGTTCTCATCTACTATATGGTAGCATGGTCCACTATTATAGATGAACTTGTTTGGATTGACTTGTTTAATCAAAATAAGTGTTTATTTCTGAAAGTATCCAATGAGCTACTCCAAAAAAAAGATAAGGATTTATTTACTTCTTTATCTTCCACACTGATACACTTGTTTGGCCAAAACCAGGCAAATTAATCACATTGTTGTTTGATGGCTCACTATGCATTCGATTTATTTAAAAACAGTTCTGGGTGGTTGCGAGTTTGATTCCCAATATTCTAATATCAATTCGGATCTAGTTCTGCTAATAGATTCCTGTTATAGTCGTTTTAACACTTCAAATAAATGCAGGTAAATTTTGGATTCTTCGTGTAAGAGACGCATGGGAATCATGTTCCCATAAGAAAGCGGTAGGGTTCTTCATTTTCACTCTCATTTGGAACTTATCTTCCATGGTTGCTCGGATTTGGGCAGGTAAAAATCATCATTATACCACAAAACAACTTTAATAATTTGAAGTAAGTGGTTGATTAAAGGTGTTAATCCATGATTACTGAATAAAAAATGTTGGTGCATGCAGTGTTCATGGTGTTTGTGGCCTTTAAATACTACCAGCAATCTATAAGGATAGAGGAGGGTTGGATTAAGGATGataatgaagaagaagaagaagaagaaataagTGGGAAATCTTCATCATCACCGTTAGTAGTAGAAGTAGttgaagaaaaaaagaaaaataattcaGTGGACGCATAAGAAGACAAGGGCCTGGGCCTACTGTACTGGAaactaagaaacaaaagaagccCATTTCATGATTCACAATTGTGTGTATATAACAGACATACATACTTACTTGTAAAACTACCATTACCATACCACACTGTTGGCTTGGACCACTTACAATGGTGCAAATTAGCTCCCCTCCCCCGCTCACATGTATTTTATCTAACTACCTTAAACTTGAATAAGTATATGCAGTATATTTTTATAAGAATGTTCCAAGATTGTGGCTACTTTTAGTTTATACTTTAATGTGTTTTTTCATTACTGTACATGTTTGTTGCAGTTGTGTTAAGTagctaacatgagacattgaacatgGTTGGAATTGGTTACACAACGCTTATGTTTGATACTCAGAAGCCAGTTTGAAATATTGATTTATCAAGAGTTTTAAACTTGGAGGGTGTTTGAATTCTAAAATCTCAAATGTTAAGtactaaaaattataaaattggtTCATTTTAATTGATGAAAATTTTATGTATGCAAGAGGCAGGGGCATAGTCAGAAAATAAAATTACTGAgatcaaattttaaaatatttataatttaaaaattttaagtataatttttttagtGGGGTCAAATATTAAAATTACTCGTAAATTTTAActaatatatgattgatataattaaaatttatatataatttcaagTTGATGAAATTAATCTCACAGCCAATATGTTCGCTATGCCCTGACAAGAGGATTCATCGTTATTAAAGAATATTAAAGAATAGTATTCAATCAAACTTACTTAAAAATATGATATTTAGTGACTAATGGACGTAGAAAAATCGATCTTTTATATATTGAGATAAAAGATTCAAGTCATTAAATTATTGTGATTTGTGAAACGCAGACTAACAACATTGAATGGACGCTCGAGCGGGCAATTTATAAGAAACTTTTGTGGCATAACaataaaaatttagatattttgTGTTCAAGTATAATCAACCGAATTAACCGGTTCTAGATGACTATGTTGGGCTTGCTAAGGGATCAATCGTTTGTAGAGGATTATGTTGGACTTGCTAAGTAAACATAATTTATATTAATATGATATTGTCCGTTTTGGACCGAGTGCACACAAATTTATTTTTGGGCGGTTGGAAGTTGAATAAGAGAaacttatttatattttatttacagAATTATTATCTCATAATTCAACCTGTCTCAGCGATATAAATTATTCCACATaacaatataaaattattaaatagTTATCCCAATAATTTCATGATTGAATCGGATACAAGTAATTAGTTACGACCAATTACGATTTATGACTCAGAACGATACAAATTATCTCGTATTATAGTAAAATTCTTGGTGACAGCTAAAATTTGTCAATTTTAACGGTCAAATTTGAAAATCACATATTGGTgattaaatttaatttttgagTAGTACTAGATAACTCAAATATTTTTCTCAAAAAAATTACTAAATAACGTGACTGAAACATGACTCATTTTAATTTGTGGGTCTCATATTATTATTAGAAAAGTTATCAAATATTCATTTGACACATCAGATTTGGAAAATATTTTGGTGTAAAAATTTGAGATTTCTTatattttccttaatttttatCTTTTAAAATAGTGGCATCCGTCAAGGGTCACTCAACGAATCGTTAAGTGCAATGAATTAAAAGTAAATTTTACAATGGTGATAAACTTTTTAAAATTTGGACCAACATTttgttaaaataaataaattttggcCACCAATATAAAATTTATTTCACACTTATTTATATTTGATTAATAATATTTGACAGACGTCATTATTTTAAAAGACGGAAGTTAAATATAATCATTAATATACTAACGTTGAACTTGGGccaatattttattaaaattagaAAACTTTAGccatcattataaattttagtttgATTAATGACATGATATTTTTTAATTAATGACATGATATTTTTGagttttttataaaaaaaaataagcAGAATAATTTATATAGAAACCCCTCATTAATAGATTCTTGTTGAAAACAAGACGACGAAATTGGGGGAGGGGACGCAGTAAGGTCAAAAAGAAAATTGAAGGCATCAAAACATTTTTGCACAGAGAAGCAGATAGTTGAAGATCAAAATTAAACATAACAAAATTGGGCATGACTTGAACTAAATAGAGATAGCATCAAAAGTGAAAAAACCTTCCTTTGCAGATGATTTCAGATGATCTGAACACCGAACAGCTTAAAACCAATCTTCTGTTGCTCTGCTGCAGTTCCTGATCCTAATGTCAGCAAACCCTTGTCAAACTCTTTCCCAGCCTCACTGTCAGCACTATTCTTCTGCATTTCAAACTCTTCCTGCCTAAAATGCATGCTTCTCTCCAAATTATCACTCCTTTCATCATCCACGCTATCGCTATAATAAGCTACATCAATCATAAAATTCTTGTGCACAATGTTGTTAGCTGCATCTACACAAGAATAAGTAAAGAAAATGACCCTATCTTTGTATTTTAGCTTCTTTTCGCGCACAAACTCGTTCCAACCCCTCGTGAAAACGTAACTCTGGCTGCTCTTCCAGTAACAATACCTAAACCTCCACTGTCTCATTGAGCTGT is a genomic window containing:
- the LOC141712480 gene encoding uncharacterized protein LOC141712480, which encodes MKFNKVNGVVKVLNGDHDTHSPVKDIGVADKSNDAATQVYKRMRPKQGLDATSGKRTTWRTDTSKVFDANSVEVTRQESGLSNNMEDQCNELSVSVDETEKSQSELTKNLDDQCRELSVSADEINRNPVKVLRQVSQVSKSVGEKCKELSVSVDGIKKSSTESATKRSDWSKNSDEQAKELSVSADGIKKSPAKMKKTRSELSRELSVSVDGVEKSPPVRSMRTRAMSQKESKGPDDGMDKSSLQLRKVKSASSKASSVRNESNAGLRKTRSEAGKDSNVPAGGSEGISSQLIIFESNSDKIVGDSSRILSADEIRRMSIESEGSQSESSDLFDETKKVLDVSAVALKKSPTGIAKSNCKELIEYEEKTITSNLGNAGSIKSPPNLEVTDDEDEDDWDEELEEESDEEIETETVKESLLVTEIGIPEQKAKKIEVEEKRIQESNLKSAPTSTTVKKQTTTGAIHPRIVSKPTKTEPIPVADGYCSVPKRHSKLQSLVDLVMWRDASKSAFIFGLGTFVIMSSSYTTDLNISLISVLSYVGLIYLAVTFLFRSLRHREVIDEDETCQENVFGVEEAMWLLKMFLPYINEFLLKLRALFSGDPATTMKLAVLLFVLARCGSSITIWKMAKLGFFGAFTVPKICSSYSSQLSAFGKFWILRVRDAWESCSHKKAVGFFIFTLIWNLSSMVARIWAVFMVFVAFKYYQQSIRIEEGWIKDDNEEEEEEEISGKSSSSPLVVEVVEEKKKNNSVDA